Proteins from a genomic interval of Rosa chinensis cultivar Old Blush chromosome 2, RchiOBHm-V2, whole genome shotgun sequence:
- the LOC112190086 gene encoding UDP-glycosyltransferase 91A1, translating to MKSFTVHPMESINVHPMESIIVHPTMPNNNKDIKLHIAMFPWLAFGHMIPYLELAKLIAGKGHKISFISTPRNIDRLPPLRPKLSALITFVKLPLPQNPNLPEGAEATADLPEDQVPHLKNAYDCLAQPISQFLKSTNPDWLLFDFAPYWVPEIAQTLGIPTAFFSIVIATAVTFLGPTSPEIPADDRKLPEDYVVPPKWVPFPATVALRFFEVLRLYKRITGDETNVSDLYRFMETLRGCDLIAVRSCSEFEPEWLSLLRVIHGKPVLPVGLLSNTPKADDENETWRSIKDWLDRQNKNTVVYVAFGTEAMPSQEEATEIALGLEKSGSPFFWVLRTKHGDDAVKLPEGFEERNEGRGVVCRRWAPQVKILAHDSVGVFLSHSGWSSVVEALTFGRPLVLLPMSNDQGLNARYFGEKKVGYELRRNDQDGSFTSEAVAESLRMVMEKEEGRVYRDKAQELKPLFGDWKRQNAYVDKFLEYLKTHRGCKTT from the coding sequence ATGAAGTCCTTCACTGTCCACCCCATGGAGTCCATCAATGTCCACCCCATGGAGTCCATCATTGTCCACCCCACCATGCCCAACAATAACAAGGACATTAAGCTACACATAGCCATGTTCCCATGGCTAGCCTTTGGCCACATGATCCCATACCTCGAACTCGCCAAGTTGATCGCCGGAAAAGGCCACAAAATCTCATTCATCTCCACCCCAAGAAACATCGACCGCCTCCCTCCTCTCCGGCCAAAACTCTCCGCCCTAATCACCTTTGTGAAGCTTCCACTGCCCCAGAATCCTAACCTTCCAGAAGGTGCTGAGGCCACCGCAGACTTGCCCGAAGACCAGGTCCCACATCTCAAGAATGCCTACGATTGTCTGGCCCAACCGATCTCCCAATTCCTCAAATCTACCAACCCCGATTGGCTTCTCTTTGACTTCGCGCCTTACTGGGTGCCGGAAATAGCCCAAACTCTCGGGATCCCGACCGCCTTCTTCAGCATTGTGATAGCCACCGCTGTGACCTTCCTAGGGCCCACCTCGCCTGAAATACCTGCTGATGACCGTAAGTTACCAGAGGATTACGTAGTCCCGCCCAAGTGGGTGCCATTCCCGGCCACCGTGGCGTTGCGGTTTTTTGAGGTGCTTCGGCTCTATAAACGAATAACTGGAGACGAAACAAACGTCTCGGACCTGTATCGGTTCATGGAGACACTGCGAGGCTGCGACTTGATCGCTGTAAGAAGCTGTTCAGAGTTTGAACCGGAATGGTTGAGCCTGCTACGAGTTATACACGGAAAACCTGTTCTGCCGGTTGGTTTACTCTCCAATACGCCGAAAGCCGACGACGAAAATGAAACGTGGCGGTCAATAAAGGACTGGTTGGACCGGCAGAACAAAAACACGGTGGTTTACGTGGCTTTCGGAACGGAAGCAATGCCGAGTCAAGAGGAAGCAACGGAAATAGCCCTAGGTTTGGAGAAGTCCGGTTCGCCCTTCTTTTGGGTGCTGAGAACCAAACACGGCGATGATGCGGTAAAGTTGCCGGAGGGTTTCGAAGAGAGAAATGAAGGGCGGGGAGTGGTGTGCAGGAGATGGGCCCCACAGGTGAAGATACTGGCTCACGACTCGGTGGGCGTGTTTCTGAGTCATTCGGGTTGGAGCTCAGTGGTGGAGGCGTTGACTTTTGGTAGACCGCTGGTGTTGTTACCCATGTCGAACGACCAGGGGTTGAATGCGAGGTATTTCGGGGAGAAGAAGGTCGGATATGAGTTGCGGAGGAACGATCAAGACGGGTCGTTTACGAGTGAGGCGGTGGCGGAGTCGCtgaggatggtgatggagaagGAGGAGGGGAGGGTATACAGGGACAAGGCCCAGGAGTTGAAGCCGTTGTTTGGAGACTGGAAGAGGCAAAATGCGTACGTGGATAAGTTTTTGGAGTACCTTAAAACCCACAGAGGATGTAAAACGACATGA